Below is a window of Paraburkholderia kururiensis DNA.
GTTCCGCTACGGCGCGCACGCGACTCCGCTCTACGCGGACTTTTCGGTGCGCATCGCGCCGGGCGAGCGCGTGGGGCTAATCGGCCACTCGGGTTCGGGCAAGACGACGTTCATCAAGCTGATCCAGCGGCTTTACGACGTGGACGGCGGTCGCATCACGATCGACGGCCACGACATCGCCGCGGTCCGCCAGGCGTCGCTGCGCGCGCAGATCGCCATCGTGCAGCAGGAGCCGCTGCTGTTTCACCGCTCGCTTGCGGACAACATCGCGTACGCGCGGCCGGGCGCGACGCAGGCCGAGATCGAGCGGGCCGCGCGGCTCGCGCATGCGCACGAGTTCATCGTCGCGCTGCCCGAGGGCTACGCCACGCTGGTGGGCGAGCGCGGCGTGAAGCTCTCGGGCGGCGAGCGCCAGCGTGTGGCGATCGCGCGCGCGTTCCTTGCCGACGCGCCCGTGCTGATCTTCGACGAAGCCACGTCGAGCCTGGACAGCGAAAGCGAGGCGCTGATCCAGGAGGCCATGGAGCGGCTGATGGTGGGGCGCACGACCATCGTGGTCGCGCACCGGCTTTCCACGGTGCGCGCGCTGGATCGGCTGCTCGTGCTGGAGCGCGGGCGCGTGGTGGAAGAAGGCAGCCACGAAACGCTGATTCAGGCGCCGAATGGCGTCTATCGCCGGCTCTTCGAACGCCAGGCGCTGGAACTGACGAAGGGGCTGGAGGCGCGGGCCGATCGGCTGGAGGCTCAACCGGAAACGGCGGCTTGAGCGGGGGGCGGGGGCGTCGGGGCGCCGACATGGGCCACACGCCGCCATGCCGTTGCGCAGGGTCACGGCGGTAGGGTCTAATACACCTCCGCCGTCCTGCGGGACGGGCGCTTCAACCCCCAACCAGCGAGGCTCGGAATGCAACTGATCGGCATGATGGATTCTCCCTACGTGCGCCGCGTCGCCGTATCGCTCGCCGTGCTCGGCCTGCCGTTCGAGCATCGCAGCGTCTCGGTGTTCAGGCACTTCGACGAGTTCGCTCGCATCAATCCTGTCGTCAAGGCGCCGACGCTCGTGGAGGACGACGGCACGCTGCTGATCGACTCGAACCTGATCCTCGACCACCTCGATCACAAGGTGCCGCCCGCGCGCCGGCTCCTGCCCGAGGACCCGCAGGCGCGGTTTGCCGCGCTGCGCGTGATCGGCTTCGCGCTCGCCGCGATGGAGAAGACGATACAGATCGTCTACGAGCGCAACCTGCGTCCGGCCGAGCGCCAGCACGAGCCTTGGGTGGAGCGTGTGCAGAAACAGTTGCACGCCGCGTACGACGTGCTCGAACCACTTGTGGCGGCGTGCGCCAGGGACGCGTGGCTCGGCGGCGACCGGCTGATGCAGTCCGACATCACGGTGGCCGTGGCGTGGCGGTTCACGCAGTTCATCCTGCCGGGCGCCGTGGACGCCGGGCGCTATCCGGCGCTGGCGGCGTTCTCGGCGCGAGCGGAAGCGTTGCCGGAGTTCGTGGGTGCACCGCTGGAGTAGGCGGCACCGGGCGTTTCCGTCCCGGCAGTCCGCCCGCCTGCCCGATTGTTTGCTTTTCGCGACAACTGACTTCGCGGCAGGCCCGTTTATCCGCGGCCTGCGCGTCCCTACAATGCTTCCATCGAAAAGCGGTATGTGCCCGGAGCGGGCGCCACGCAGTGCATCGGGAGCAGATCATGCGGGACTTCATCGAAAGACAGCTTTACCAGCCGGCCGTCGTGCTGCCGATGGTGAGCCTCATGCAGATGATGGTCTCGACCGATTTCAGCCTGAGCCAGGTCGGCTTCATGGTCGCGACCCAAGGTGCACGCGCCGC
It encodes the following:
- a CDS encoding glutathione S-transferase family protein; translated protein: MQLIGMMDSPYVRRVAVSLAVLGLPFEHRSVSVFRHFDEFARINPVVKAPTLVEDDGTLLIDSNLILDHLDHKVPPARRLLPEDPQARFAALRVIGFALAAMEKTIQIVYERNLRPAERQHEPWVERVQKQLHAAYDVLEPLVAACARDAWLGGDRLMQSDITVAVAWRFTQFILPGAVDAGRYPALAAFSARAEALPEFVGAPLE